CCCGGCGCGTCCTGTTCGGTTGAGCCACTGTGCGATGGACGCATTAAGGCTCCCGGTTACTGGATCTTCGCCAATTCCAGGGGCAAAAGCACGAACTTCAAAAGCGTGAGGGCTTCCCTTCGGATAAGCACCGATCACACCAAGTTTCAGGGGAACTTCCGCATTAAATTGTGGTTCTATATCCAATACGTGCTGCGCGCTTGGTAGTTCAATGACTGCCCATCCTGGCCCATTGTCTACCCATTGATGCCCCTGAACCAGCTGCGCCCCAATTCCTAAAGCTTCGCATGCATGGTGAATATAGGTGTCATCCAGTGGCCCGTCTTTAATGGTTGGTGGTGCTTGGAAAGCCAACTGGTCGCCTGTGCGCACTGGAATTAATCCCGCTGCACATTCTTGGATCAACTGCGAATGTGTACTTCCATGCAGTTCTTGAAACACATGGGCAGTGCCTAGCGTGGGATGCCCTGCAAAGGGAAGCTCACCAGTGGGGGTAAAAATACGTACCCGGTAGTCAGCTTCACGTTGTGTTGCTGAAAGAAGAAATGTGGTTTCCGATAAGTTGGTCCACCGTGCAATTCTGGCCATCTGTGCATCGCTGAGATCATCTGCATCCGCGATCACTGCCAGCGGATTGCCCATGAAGGGTTCTGCACTAAACACATCTACTTGATAAAACGGGCGTGACATTTATGCGTCTTTCTTTTCCAAAACCACGATTCCTAAGACAAAGAGCGCTACTGCCCAGGCTCCGAAATACAAAGCACCCGAGGTAGTGGACCATCCTGGATCAATTGTTTGATAGTTGGTGACAAAAGCATAGAAGTTGGTGAAGGGACCGTACTTGGCCACGTATTCTCCAACGCGTGGCAAAAATGATAAAAGGTTCTCAATGGCGAAATGCCACATCAGCACCAAAGCTACTGCTCCTGCTGTTTGGCGGAGCAAAAGTGCAATACCTGAACAAAAAGTAACTAGTAGCGCTGCAGCTAGTGGATATTGCCACATGATCCGCAGTGCTTGTTCATCGTTCCACACTTGCAGAGTTGAGCTTGCTGCATCGGAGGCAAGTGCTTTAGCCAAATAGAAACACAACAATACGGTGATAAACGTCAGTATCACGGCGATAATCAGATACAGCAGCCATTTCGCTACTGCCACAACCCATCTCTTCGGTGTTGCCAGGAAAGTTTGGGTTTGATAGCCGAAGCGGAATTCAGTGGTGAACATCATGGTTGCTTGAATCATGATGATCACAAAACCCAGCAGGTAGAGACCGGTTACGGTGCTGCCTGCAAAAAGAAATAACGAAGCGAAGCTATCACCGGTGGCCAACGATCCGGTTAGTGCCGCGTAGCCGAGGCTAAAAAATAGAACTAATGCGGTTGTCCACCAAAAAGATTTGGTGGAGGTAAGTTTTGTCCATTCAGAACGGATGGTTTTAATCATTCTTTACTGAAACCTCCAGCTTGGTATTGCACTGCTTCCCCTGTGGTTTCAAGGAATGCTTCTTCCAGCGATGCCCTAGTTTCTGATAGTTCCAACAGCCCAATGCCTTGGTCAAAAGCGAGTCGGCCAATGTCATCGCTGCTGGTGTCGTTGATGGTAAAAGCCTCTCGTCCTAGTGCATCAAGGCCCATGGTGTAGGAAATTCCGGCGCTATTCAATGCGGTCACTAGCGCTGCGGCATCGACTGCTCGAACAACCACGGTGGATGCGGAATGCGCGCGGACAAATTCCTGCATGGGCATATCTGCTACTAGTTGCCCTCGTCCAATCACGATCAAATGCTCTGCGGTTTGTGCCATTTCTGACAAGAGGTGGGAACTAACCAAAACTGTTCTGCCTTGTTTCGCAAGGTTTTGCAGCAGAGTTCGAACCCAGTGGATACCTTCGGGATCAAGGCCGTTGACGGGTTCGTCCAAGATTAGATATTCCGGGTCACCCAATAATGCTGCTGCAAGGCCTAAACGTTGCCCCATACCTAGAGAGAATCCGCCTGCATTTTTCTTGGCCACATCTGTTAGACCAACAAGGGCGAGTACTTCGTCTACTCGTTTGGTTGGCAAGCCGTTTGCTTGGGCGATCCACTTCAAATGGTTTGCTGCTGACCTGTTGGGGTGTGTTGCTTTGGCATCAAGTAATGCGCCAACTTTGGTCAGCGGATTTTTTAAGGATCGGTAGTGTTTTCCTTCAATGGTGGCATGCCCTGCAGTGGGGTTGTCTAAGCCAAGGATCAGGCGCATAGTGGTGGATTTTCCAGCTCCGTTAGGGCCAAGAAATCCGGTCACTACTCCAGGTTTTACTTCAAAGCTCAGATCATTTACTGCTCGGACTTGTCCATATTGTTTGGTGAGTCCTTCAACGTTGATCATGCCCACCAGTGTGGCATAAACGTAATAAACTTAGCTTTCAGCGGTAAGACGCTTTTTCAGTTCTGGCCATGCTTTAGCAAAGGCAGGCATCAGCGGTAAGGATTCTACCTCTGCGATATTGACCCACCGTAGTTCTAGAGATTCCTCATTAGCTGTGGTGGGAAGTGTTTCTCCAGTTTTCGTACGGGCAATGACTGTTGTGTAGGTCCATTGTCCGGCGAGTTCTGGGCGTGTGGGATCTGCAGGAAACGGCCCGGCAGTGACAATCGCGTCTAGGACTTCAACGCTGTCGGGCAGGATGCCTGTTTCTTCATACGCTTCACGCAAGGCTGATTCGGATGCAGATTCATGTGAATCTCGTGCACCTCCTGGCAATGCCCAGGTATCACCGTTGTTGGTCCATGCGGCTCGGTGCTGCATGAGCATCTGTTGTCCTGCAACTAGTAATAATCCTGCTGCTCCATTCCTGCCCCATACTGCACTGCCATTGGGTGCTGCTGCCCATCCGTCTCCATCGCCTTTCATGACGTCCACATTAGGCTAAACACAGGGGGTATTCATCAAGGTAGCCAATACTTTCAACATGTCACTAGTCACGCTATTCTGAAACAATGATCCGGGATGGCAATGGGGAGCACACAGAGGTGCCCGACCCTCTGGATAATTCTGCGGTGCAAAAATCTGACATTGCAGGTAGCACCACAGCTAGGTTGGAGTCTTTGGAAGCAGATCAACTCCAAGAGGATTCCCATGACCATTGGCTTGATCCTTTAACGGAGAAGGATACCTCCAGGCGGAGTTTGGTTAATTCGATTGTTCAGGAGACTTTCGGGCAACCAATTTTTGTGGCTCGTCGGATTTGGGCTTTTGTCAGTACGTCGCCTGGTCGGATGACGTTGATGACGGTGGTTATCTCGATTGCTATTTTTGCTGCCGGTTATGCCATGTCTATGTCGTCGGATACTCGGCAGGCCAATTTGGATGAGTTGATCACCAACGCGGAGCCGGTGTCTTATAACGCACACGTACTTTACACCTCGTTATCGGTGGCTGATACTACGGCTAGCACTGGTTTTGTGCAGGCTGGTGTGGAAGGCCCGGTGAACCGGGTGAAGTATCACACCGCTATTGATCGTGCGGTTGTTGCTGCTACCCATACTGCTGCATCAGCGGATACTACTGATGAGCACATGATGGATTTGGTCTTGGAGATTCAGCGTCAGTTGCCGGTGTATACCGGTTTGGTTGAAACGGCTCGTACCAATAACCGTGCTGGCAATCCGGTGAGTGTGGCGTATATGTCAGAGGCTAGCGCGATGATGCGCAATGAGATCTTGCCGATGGCGTCTGAGTTGTACAACTTAACTAGTCGTACTGTTTCGGATCAGCAACGTGCGGCGACAAGGCCTCAGTGGATTCCGTTGTCTGGTTTGCTTGCAGCGTTGGCCATGTTGTTGGTGGCGCAGTGGTGGTTGATGCGTATTACGCGCAGGCGTATCAATAAAGGGTTCGCGTTGGCTACCGTCATGATGATGACGGCCACATTGTGGGTGTCGGCTGCTAACTGGGCTACGTGGCAGGCGGGTACTAAAGGTTTTGAGGAAGCTGCGGGGCCGCTTAATTCTATGACCACGGCGCGTATTTATGCCCAGCAAACGCGCACGACGGAAACGTTGTCGTTGGTGCGCAGGCAGTCTATTCAGGGAAGTAGCACTGGTTTTACCGCCACGATTAATCAGATTAAGCGCGCGTTGGATGAGTATGAGACCACTTCACAGTCAGAGACTGAGGAGCACCAGCAGCTGATTACGACGATCCGAAATGCTATTGCTTCGTGGACTGCTGATCATGATGAGTTCACGGTTTTGCTGTCCACTGGCGATTACAACGGTGCGGTGAGTGCGGTCTTAAGCAGTGATGATGAGGGTCAAACTAGTTTTGATGAGCTTGATACCGCGTTGGCTGAGCTGATCGCGGATTCACGAAGCTCCATGCGGTCTTATATCCAATCAGGTTTGCAGGCCACGCAGCTAGTTTCTGTCATGGTGATGCTTTTGTCTATCGCTTCCGTGCTGGCCTTGTGGATTGGCATCCGCCCTCGCTTGCAGGAGTACCTATAAATGCTTGCTTTTCGACGCCCCCTCCTCCGCATCACGCATCTCGGCGCTGCATTGCTGGCCGCAACGCTGCTGGTTTCTTGTACTCCCGCACCTGTCGAACAAGCAGATACTTTAACTGCTTTGGATCCAGATGCGGGTCCTCCGCTGCCTCCAGATTCTTCCCTAGAAGCTCCTGGAGAGAAGGATCCGGTAGTTGAGACTAAAGAGAATTGGCCTGGGTCATTGCGTCCGGATGATAAGACACCTGAAGAGCGGGTGCCAAGTATCGTCAATCGTGGGCGCATCATCGTCGGTGTTGATCAATCGCAAAATTTGTTGAGTTTCCGTGATCCTGTCACGGGTGAACTTCGTGGCTTTGAGATCGAATTGGCAAGGGAAATCTCCCGCGATATTTTTGGTGACCCCAACCGGGTTGATTTCCGATTCGTCGGATCAGCAGACCGTTTGCGCTCCCTTGATCAAGGTGATGTAGATATTGTCATTCGTTCGGTGGCGATCACTGATGAACGCGCCAAATTAGTGGAGTTTTCCACTCCTTATTTGCAGACTCAAACCCGCATGCTCACCATGGAGTCCTCGGGGATTTCTTCCATTGCGGATCTTCCTGGCCACACCATTTGTGTCACCGAAGGATCGACATCTTTGCAACGGGCTCGCACCATCGCCCCAGAATCCTCCATCTTAAGAACACGCAACTGGTCGGATTGCCTCATGGCTTTGCAGCAACACCAAGCTCAAGTCATTTTGGGCGATGATGTGATTTTGTCTGGTATCGCAGCCCAGGATCCTTATACCGAAATTCTTGATACAGCGTTAGATTCACAATTTTATGGAGTCGCTGCGACATCAACGACTGCTGGAACTGACTCTTCAGGGTTGATTCGCCAGGTAAACTCCACAATTGAAAGAATCCGCGAGGACCGCACATGGTGGACTATGTTCAACGATTGGTTTGGACCATACTTGTGGTCCTACGGGCCACCTCAGCTGCAATACATGCCAGAGGAAGAAGGTGCAGACAACAATGAAGGACAATGAGGACTTCGATCCAGATTCCCCTGCAACGGAAGCTGTCGCTTTCAATCCTTTTGATGATGACGAGGATGATTCACCCGCCACATCTGCTGTTGCCTTCAACCCTTTTGAAGATGATGACGACGACGAGGATTTCCACGGCGATGGTCTAGAATTTTTGCTGCGCGATTTGGACAATCTGCGCGCAACCCAAGGGCAAAAAGTTGCCGAACCACCAGCTGAGGAAGAAACCACCGGTGCTGTGGCAGCCCATACGGAGACAACTGCAGCCTCGATTAGGCCTCGCCCGGAGGTGGATCCAAGTGAGAGGAGTCGTCGACAAGCAATCTCCCTGTTCCGCGAACGACGCCGCATTCGCCGCCAATCTCGCCCCGTGGCCGATGGCATGGTCGAGCTACCGTTCATCACGCCTAAGCCAGAAGATGAGCTGCTCATCGACCCCGATGAAAAACGCAAACCCGGTGTGCAGCCGCCGCAACTTGTCGCCGGCGACATCGTGGCTGAACAATATGAAGTGCTTGGAGTCATCGCGCACGGCGGCATGGGATGGATTTATCTAGCCAACGACCGCAATGTCTCTGGCCGCATCGTGGTACTCAAAGGCATGATGGCGCAATCGTCCATCCAAGATCAAGGCACCGCAGAAGCCGAACGCGAATTCCTCGCCGACATCACCCACCCCGGAATTGTTAAAGCCTACAACTTCATCGATGATCCGCGCGTACCTGGTGGATTCATCGTCATGGAATACGTCAACGGCCCCTCACTGAAAGACCGCTGCAAAGCGCAACCCGACGGCGTGCTGCGCGTCGATCTGGCCATTGGATACATCCTCGAATTGCTGCCCGCCATGGACTACCTGCACCAACGCGGCGTGGTGTACAACGACCTTAAACCTGAAAACGTCATCGCCACTGAAGACCAAGTAAAACTAATCGACCTCGGCGCTGTAACCGGCATCGGCGCATTCGGCTATATTTACGGCACCAAAGGCTTCCAAGCACCCGAAGTAGCCACCCACGGGCCATCCATCGCCTCTGATATTTTCACCATCGGCCGCACCTTAGCTGCCCTGACCATGCCACTTTCCGTCGAAGATGGCATCCTGGCCCCCGGCATTCCTTCACCAAAACACTCCCCTCTCCTGCGCCGACACCTCTCGTTTTACCGCCTGCTTCAACGCGCCACCGCCGAAGACCCCACGCAACGATTCCGAAACGTCAGCGAATTACGCACCCAGCTTTACGGCGTACTCCGCGAAATACTTGCTGTCCGCGACGGCAAACAATACCCACACCAACATTCACTGTTCTCCCCACAACGAAGCACCTTTGGCACCAAACACCTCGTGTTTCGCACCGACCGCATCATCGACGGCATCGAACGCCAAGCACGCATCACCGCCCCCGAAATCGTCTCCGCCCTGCCCGTCCCACTCATTGATCGCACCGACCCCGGCGCACGCATGCTGTCCGGTTCCTCCTACGCAGAACCATCCGAAACACTGGAAACACTGCGCAACGCCATGGAAGACGAACAATACAGCGCCTCAATTGAAATCCCCCTCGGCGTTGTCCGCGCACTACTTGACCTTGGATTTACCACCGAAGCCCGCCAATGGTTGGAAACCCTAGAAGAACGCATCGGTGACGATTGGCGCCACAAATGGTTCTCCGGCATCACCTACTTGCTTCTCGACGACTACGCCACCGCCCAAGTATTCTTCAACACAGTACTAACCATCCTTCCCGGCGAAGCAGCACCAAAACTGGCACTAGCTGCAGTCGATGAATTAATCCTGCAACAAATGGGAGCAGAATCAACCCCATTCCTCACCCCAGAAATCGTCTCTGCAACAGCCACCCTAAGCAAAGACTTCGAAGAACTCGACGCCTCAGCATTCGCTGCACTCAGCGACACCTGGTCACATATCTCCAACGACCCCCAAGTAGTTCGCTTCCACTCCCTACGCCTCTACGCGCTTGTGTGGGCAACAAATCCCACCACCGTATCCTCCGCATTCGGACTGGCACGCCAACTCATGGCCGAAAACCAAATCGAACTTGCCGTGCAATCCCTAGACAAACTTTCCCAATCCTCCACGCACTACCGCATGGCAACCTTGACCACCATCTTGCTGCTGGTCAGCTCCAATTTAAGTGAATCCAGAATTCGAAGAGCCGCACGCCGACTCTCCGAAATCCCCACCAACGAACCACGCTTCAACCAAATCAAAATCGCGATCATGTCCGCCGGACTCACCTGGTTAAGAGAACGACACCTCCAAGCTTCCGCTTCAGCAAACCCACTGTTTGAATTCCCGTTCTCCCAAAAAGGTTTACGCACCGGCATCTCCGAAGCGTTGCGAATCCAGGCTCGTTCAGCACCTTTCGCACACCACCGGTACGCGTTGGTGGATATGGCTAACGCGGTTCGACCATTGACGTGGTTCTAGCTGGTTTGCAGGGTTGAGCGGGCTTTTGGGTTTGGCATGGGTCAATTTAGTGCGGAAATAGCTGTTTGCCCCGGGTGGTTTTAGATGTTCATGTGTTTGTCAGCATGGGACCAAACCAGGAGACCCAGAAATCACATTTTCGACGTTTGTGGGTCTCCTAGTTTGGTGTATCGCTCTCAATACCAAACACAGAGACCCAGCATTTAAGTTTTTAAAGATTCTGGGTCTCCTGGTTTGGTCGCTCTCAAATTTCAGCCCTTACCCTGAAAAGTCATACCTCCCCAGAAGCGCTTCTCACGGGTTTTCAAGGTCAAGCGCATACATAAAGCTCATCCAGAAAACTCGAGGCCTTAAACAAGCGATAAACGCCTAACGCTCATTCTTATGCCATTTGCTTCCGACCGCCTGGCACACTAACACCGCAATCAGCAGTGTGTGGATAGAATTCGCTAAACCCGGCTCGGAACATTTTCAACCGAGTCGGGTTTAACGCAGCTACTTAAGCAAACTTCACCGCATACCGAGCGATAGCCAACTCTTCGTTAGTTGGAATAACAAAAACCTTGACCTTGGATTCATCGGTTGAAATCAAACGAGGTCCATCATTTGGCAAGGCGTTGCGCTCTGGATCGATTTCAATGCCGTACATTTCTAGTCCGGCCAGGGCGTCCTCGCGAACGAACTGCGCATTTTCACCCACACCTGCGGTAAACACAATGGTGTCTACTCGTCCCAATGCCACCATGTAGGAACCTAGGTAGCGGCGGAGCTGGTGGATATAGATGTTGTATGCGGACCACGCATCTTGGTCATTGTTTTCAATCATTTCCCGGAGTTCACGGAAATCGTTGACTCCTGAAAGACCTTTGACGCCTGACTTTTTGTTCAGCAGATTATCGATCTCATCGATGCTCATGCCTGCGGTGCGTGACAGGTGAAACACGATACCTGGATCAATATCACCACTTCGGGTACCCATCACTAGACCTGCCAGTGGTGTCATTCCCATGGAGGTATCCACCGCACGACCGCCTTGAACAGCTGCCATTGAGGCACCATTGCCCAGGTGGAAGGTAATGGTGTTGACTTCTTCGGCGGGCTTTTCCAAGATTTCCACTACGCGCTTGGACACAAACTCGTGGGATGTGCCGTGGAAACCGTAGCGCCTGATTCCGTGTTCCGCTGCGACATCTTTGTTGATGGCATAGAGCGCTGCTGCTGGCGGAAGCGAGTGGAAAAATCCTGTATCAAACACAGCAACGTGTGGAACATCGGGCAAAATTTTGCGGGCCACTTCGATGCCATCAACGTTGGCTGGGTTGTGCAGAGGTGCCAGTGGGATCAGGTCGCGGATCATTTCAACGATTTCATCGGTGATAAGTTCCGGTGCAGAGAACAAGATTCCACCGTGAACCACGCGGTGTCCAACTGCGGTGATTTCCAGTTGGGAGGGGCCACAGTTGTGTTGATCCATGAGGTCAAACGCTAAGTTGAGGCCTTCAGAGTGGTCCGCAATGGGTGTTTCCAGGGTGTATTTTTCGCCCTCAA
Above is a genomic segment from Corynebacterium suranareeae containing:
- a CDS encoding NUDIX domain-containing protein encodes the protein MKGDGDGWAAAPNGSAVWGRNGAAGLLLVAGQQMLMQHRAAWTNNGDTWALPGGARDSHESASESALREAYEETGILPDSVEVLDAIVTAGPFPADPTRPELAGQWTYTTVIARTKTGETLPTTANEESLELRWVNIAEVESLPLMPAFAKAWPELKKRLTAES
- a CDS encoding acetate kinase, which codes for MSLALVLNSGSSSIKFQLVNPENSAIDEPFVSGLVEQIGEPNGRIVLKVEGEKYTLETPIADHSEGLNLAFDLMDQHNCGPSQLEITAVGHRVVHGGILFSAPELITDEIVEMIRDLIPLAPLHNPANVDGIEVARKILPDVPHVAVFDTGFFHSLPPAAALYAINKDVAAEHGIRRYGFHGTSHEFVSKRVVEILEKPAEEVNTITFHLGNGASMAAVQGGRAVDTSMGMTPLAGLVMGTRSGDIDPGIVFHLSRTAGMSIDEIDNLLNKKSGVKGLSGVNDFRELREMIENNDQDAWSAYNIYIHQLRRYLGSYMVALGRVDTIVFTAGVGENAQFVREDALAGLEMYGIEIDPERNALPNDGPRLISTDESKVKVFVIPTNEELAIARYAVKFA
- a CDS encoding ABC transporter permease; the protein is MIKTIRSEWTKLTSTKSFWWTTALVLFFSLGYAALTGSLATGDSFASLFLFAGSTVTGLYLLGFVIIMIQATMMFTTEFRFGYQTQTFLATPKRWVVAVAKWLLYLIIAVILTFITVLLCFYLAKALASDAASSTLQVWNDEQALRIMWQYPLAAALLVTFCSGIALLLRQTAGAVALVLMWHFAIENLLSFLPRVGEYVAKYGPFTNFYAFVTNYQTIDPGWSTTSGALYFGAWAVALFVLGIVVLEKKDA
- a CDS encoding ABC transporter ATP-binding protein; translation: MINVEGLTKQYGQVRAVNDLSFEVKPGVVTGFLGPNGAGKSTTMRLILGLDNPTAGHATIEGKHYRSLKNPLTKVGALLDAKATHPNRSAANHLKWIAQANGLPTKRVDEVLALVGLTDVAKKNAGGFSLGMGQRLGLAAALLGDPEYLILDEPVNGLDPEGIHWVRTLLQNLAKQGRTVLVSSHLLSEMAQTAEHLIVIGRGQLVADMPMQEFVRAHSASTVVVRAVDAAALVTALNSAGISYTMGLDALGREAFTINDTSSDDIGRLAFDQGIGLLELSETRASLEEAFLETTGEAVQYQAGGFSKE
- a CDS encoding serine/threonine protein kinase gives rise to the protein MKDNEDFDPDSPATEAVAFNPFDDDEDDSPATSAVAFNPFEDDDDDEDFHGDGLEFLLRDLDNLRATQGQKVAEPPAEEETTGAVAAHTETTAASIRPRPEVDPSERSRRQAISLFRERRRIRRQSRPVADGMVELPFITPKPEDELLIDPDEKRKPGVQPPQLVAGDIVAEQYEVLGVIAHGGMGWIYLANDRNVSGRIVVLKGMMAQSSIQDQGTAEAEREFLADITHPGIVKAYNFIDDPRVPGGFIVMEYVNGPSLKDRCKAQPDGVLRVDLAIGYILELLPAMDYLHQRGVVYNDLKPENVIATEDQVKLIDLGAVTGIGAFGYIYGTKGFQAPEVATHGPSIASDIFTIGRTLAALTMPLSVEDGILAPGIPSPKHSPLLRRHLSFYRLLQRATAEDPTQRFRNVSELRTQLYGVLREILAVRDGKQYPHQHSLFSPQRSTFGTKHLVFRTDRIIDGIERQARITAPEIVSALPVPLIDRTDPGARMLSGSSYAEPSETLETLRNAMEDEQYSASIEIPLGVVRALLDLGFTTEARQWLETLEERIGDDWRHKWFSGITYLLLDDYATAQVFFNTVLTILPGEAAPKLALAAVDELILQQMGAESTPFLTPEIVSATATLSKDFEELDASAFAALSDTWSHISNDPQVVRFHSLRLYALVWATNPTTVSSAFGLARQLMAENQIELAVQSLDKLSQSSTHYRMATLTTILLLVSSNLSESRIRRAARRLSEIPTNEPRFNQIKIAIMSAGLTWLRERHLQASASANPLFEFPFSQKGLRTGISEALRIQARSAPFAHHRYALVDMANAVRPLTWF
- a CDS encoding PhzF family phenazine biosynthesis protein, encoding MSRPFYQVDVFSAEPFMGNPLAVIADADDLSDAQMARIARWTNLSETTFLLSATQREADYRVRIFTPTGELPFAGHPTLGTAHVFQELHGSTHSQLIQECAAGLIPVRTGDQLAFQAPPTIKDGPLDDTYIHHACEALGIGAQLVQGHQWVDNGPGWAVIELPSAQHVLDIEPQFNAEVPLKLGVIGAYPKGSPHAFEVRAFAPGIGEDPVTGSLNASIAQWLNRTGRAGDGYIASQGSVLGRAGEIHISVEEETIWVGGAVATVFKGEALF
- a CDS encoding glutamate ABC transporter substrate-binding protein; this encodes MLAFRRPLLRITHLGAALLAATLLVSCTPAPVEQADTLTALDPDAGPPLPPDSSLEAPGEKDPVVETKENWPGSLRPDDKTPEERVPSIVNRGRIIVGVDQSQNLLSFRDPVTGELRGFEIELAREISRDIFGDPNRVDFRFVGSADRLRSLDQGDVDIVIRSVAITDERAKLVEFSTPYLQTQTRMLTMESSGISSIADLPGHTICVTEGSTSLQRARTIAPESSILRTRNWSDCLMALQQHQAQVILGDDVILSGIAAQDPYTEILDTALDSQFYGVAATSTTAGTDSSGLIRQVNSTIERIREDRTWWTMFNDWFGPYLWSYGPPQLQYMPEEEGADNNEGQ